From the genome of Penaeus chinensis breed Huanghai No. 1 chromosome 37, ASM1920278v2, whole genome shotgun sequence, one region includes:
- the LOC125045408 gene encoding matrix-remodeling-associated protein 7-like: MSGYTNSQTWEAWLDVYNVSWNNTSFIFLASVALSAAIIIVSWILPFNSSVRNRKSKVEIKIDEPEDDEQELQRLLDIAHQAPSDVKKAQRRALERNIETHMSDEQRLAEREAQSQQLAAIFKMMKEQEEKFGETTIDEIKDQMKLYCG; the protein is encoded by the exons GCTTGGTTAGATGTCTATAATGTATCATGGAACAACACCTCCTTTATATTTTTGGCATCTGTGGCCCTGTCAGCAGCTATCATCATTGTCTCATGGATCCTTCCATTTAACAGCAGTGTTAGAAATCGCAAAAGCAAAGTAGAGATTAAGATCGATGAACCTGAGGATGATGAGCAG GAACTACAGAGATTGTTGGATATAGCCCACCAGGCGCCCAGTGATGTAAAGAAGGCTCAGCGCCGGGCCCTAGAACGCAACATTGAAACTCACATGAGTGATGAACAGCGACTAGctgagagaga ggctCAGTCACAGCAGTTAGCTGCTATATTTAAGATGatgaaagagcaagaggaaaaatTTGGAGAAACAACCatagatgaaataaaagaccAGATGAAGCTTTACTGTGGTTAA
- the LOC125045435 gene encoding mitotic spindle assembly checkpoint protein MAD1-like, translating to MDGSPEPTVIARTLKDFNQFISSGKKSGDSTVGRDSRLRLNFSEAFSDSSSLLEDDSRISVGRSRKRQIDEMTGLDISKRFREKDSEIIDAKTTINRLEGRIHNMELSTKKAKAEMEEELERHKRKQQRDKELIDDLQHKIKQLQAREREIQGSAHKVKESFTATSWETECKMINMHREHVEQCNRLHEEITSLRQKTLYLERVMEEKTSQVDLVQSYTQDLEKQLAVAQNKLRDSGASQFETEALKLQLDQAKSKIRKLEMHQEELESLQSKSEVFETTVRKLPGLEKEIAKLKEENKFLRETAMNTQLLEERLTNAQHQVQLLESRCQDSALMQAKADSYKDALQQYEKVVSEELGLAQATAYDLQKQLMKLKQGDQTIAEGIAELRASQKSLESSRASESVQLLNLKVKLEKQQKNTQQNALLIKRLQRKLMLVTKERDSLKSILTSYESEVTINFSTVSQKRIVKLESQLESYKEELQRLEKELDAFNKESEEEKDIPQRKDDAEKISALEKKVIELEKDIGKLTQEKETLELRLESRALKGDYDPTKTKVIHFENNPFAKAVENRSTEIERIQTENESLRERVRLLEEGEMHDITQKVGMKVNTDGPSSKEITELQEKITSMEMRNKRLMEAFKKKSQAIREVMYRLTGYRVDACSDNQYKLISMYAESQADYLLFEQTKNNELQLLETEFSSTLEDMIDAYLRHENCYPAFLSAITLDLFNRQTMDPPPASSSEVEEDEEEEEEEEEEEEEEEGEEEGDDHDQHMGEPGQDNNDDDLIILD from the exons ATGGATGGGTCTCCGGAGCCAACGGTGATAGCGAGGACCTTAAAGGATTTTAACCAGTTTATCTCCAGTGGCAAAAAGAGCGGAGACTCGACCGTGGGGAGAGACTCGCGGCTGAGACTCAACTTCTCTGAGGCTTTTAGTGATTCCTCGAGTCTTCTTGAGGACGACTCGAGGATCAGCGTGGGAAGGTCAAGAAAGCGGCAGATCGATGAAATGACAGGATTAG ACATCTCAAAAAGGTTTCGAGAAAAGGACAGTGAGATCATAGATGCAAAAACCACCATAAACAGACTAGAAGGACGCATTCATAACATGGAACTGTCAACCAAGAAAGCAAAagcagaaatggaagaagaattgGAAAGACATAAACGGAAgcagcagagagacaaagaattg ATAGATGACCTGCAACACAAGATCAAGCAGCTGCAGGCCCGGGAGCGCGAGATCCAGGGAAGCGCCCACAAGGTGAAGGAATCGTTCACAGCCACCAGCTGGGAAACCGAGTGCAAGATGATCAACATGCACCGTGAGCACGTTGAGCAGTGCAACCGGCTCCACGAG GAAATCACAAGTCTTCGCCAGAAAACACTGTACCTTGAAAGAGTGATGGAAGAAAAGACATCACAG GTTGACCTCGTACAGTCCTATACACAAGATTTGGAAAAACAACTTGCTGTTGCCCAAAACAAGCTCAGAGATTCAGGCGCAAGTCAGTTTGAGACAGAGGCACTAAAACTGCAGCTTGATCAGGCTAAGTCTAAAATTAGA AAACTGGAAATGCATCAGGAAGAACTTGAGAGTTTGCAGAGCAAATCTGAGGTATTTGAAACAACAGTGCGCAAGCTTCCTGGCCTGGAAAAAGAAATTGCCAaattgaaagaagaaaacaagttcTTGAG AGAGACAGCAATGAACACTCAGCTTCTTGAAGAGAGGCTGACAAATGCCCAGCATCAAGTGCAACTGCTCGAAAGTCGTTGTCAGGACAGTGCTTTGATGCAAGCCAAGGCTGATTCCTACAAG GATGCACTGCAGCAATATGAAAAAGTTGTCAGTGAGGAGCTTGGCTTAGCTCAAGCAACTGCCTATGACTTGCAAAAGCAGTTGATGAAGCTGAAGCAAGGAGACCAAACGATAGCAGAAGGCATTGCAGAACTACGTGCAAG CCAAAAGTCATTGGAAAGCAGCAGAGCATCAGAAAGTGTTCAGCTGTTAAACCTCAAAGTAAAACTGgagaaacaacagaaaaatacTCAGCAGAATGCCCTGCTTATTAAAAGATTACAGAGAAAGCTTATGCTTGTAACAAAG GAACGAGATAGTTTGAAGAGCATTCTTACTTCTTACGAGTCTGAGGTGACGATCAACTTCTCAACAGTGAGCCAGAAAAGAATTGTGAAGTTAGAGTCACAGCTAGAGTCTTACAAGGAGGAGCTCCAACGACTTGAGAAAGAGTTAGACGCATTCAACAAGGAgtctgaggaagagaaggatattcCCCAG aGAAAGGATGATGCAGAGAAAATTTCTGCCCTTGAGAAGAAAGTGATTGAACTTGAAAAAGATATTGGCAAGTTAACTCAAGAAAAAGAGACCTTGGAACTGAGACTTGAAAGCCGAGCGCTGAAGGGAGACTATGACCCCACCAAGACTAAGGTTATACACTTTGA GAATAATCCCTTTGCCAAAGCTGTGGAGAACCGTTCCACAGAAATTGAGCGGATACAGACAGAAAATGAGTCTCTACGGGAGAGGGTGCGGCtcttggaagaaggagaaatgcatGACATAACCCAGAAGGTTGGGATGAAAGTGAACACTGATGGTCCATCTTCAAAAGAAATTACAG AACTTCAAGAGAAAATCACATCTATGGAGATGCGCAATAAACGCCTCATGGAGGCCTTCAAGAAAAAATCTCAAGCGATACGTGAGGTGATGTATCGACTCACTGGTTACAGAGTGGATGCTTGCTCTGATAATCAGTATAAACTAATTAGTATGTATGCAGAATCTCAAGCAGACTATCTCTTGTTTGAG caaacaaaaaataatgagttGCAGCTTCTTGAGACTGAGTTTTCAAGCACACTGGAAGACATGATTGATGCTTACCTTCGCCATGAGAACTGCTATCCAGCATTCCTTTCTGCCATCACGTTGGACCTCTTCAACAGACAGACCATGGATCCCCCTCCTGCATCGTCAAGTGAagtagaggaggatgaagaagaggaggaagaggaagaagaagaggaagaggaagaggagggagaagaggagggagatgatcaTGACCAGCATATGGGAGAACCAggacaagataataatgatgatgacttgaTAATACTAGACTAG